In Maridesulfovibrio sp., a single genomic region encodes these proteins:
- a CDS encoding ATP-binding protein — protein sequence MTDKPIRISVPDTKERKRRQREYFIAFLCLVIFVALGFVQLKYIGVNSYLFVGLFNVNFILLLIVLFIVVRNGVKLLLERRRKVLGSKLRTRMVLSFMSLSLIPTLLMFFMAMQFVQVSVDYWFKNQVEESMVQSLELGRAFYASAQEGLERRGMNIIEAIKESRYAWGGKSMKKFLGKKLGEYDLGLLGVIQPDGKKLNWYSQESWDKAWSEIDPKVDWDDLRKNPRFWSSIHPMPGNDMVIGIMPVDEGKSGFMILGENIGQGLLYKLDRVVQGLDEYKQLKTLKYPLKMSLYLTLGVTTLLIILGSIWFGFRLSKELSAPIQALAAGSQRIARGDLSVRLEDRSDDELGFMVQSFNRMAEDLEESQKSLKTANERLAQQNQELERRGRYMEAVLNNITAGVISLDEEGKISTVNSAIEEMLGIDARFVHGKDPLTLLPEGELSSLISDARSHMASSPYSQWQRQLSLTVDGRHRKFLVNVVALKSGKSSTGIVAVFEDITELEKMQRIAAWREVARRIAHEIKNPLTPIKLSAQRMQRKFGPEIEDEVFRESTDLIISQVEHMQQMVQEFSAYAKLPEVVLKPDDITTLLEEIVSMYRNSHSNISWSLKLLSELPCLELDREAMRRALINLLTNAAEALDGCDRPAVSLTAMHDATLNWLRIEVQDNGPGLSADERSRMFEPYFSRKKSGTGLGLTIVKSIITDHRGFIRVKPADPHGTVFVIELPA from the coding sequence ATGACGGACAAACCCATCAGAATAAGCGTTCCCGATACAAAGGAACGAAAACGGAGGCAGCGTGAATACTTCATCGCCTTCCTCTGCCTGGTGATTTTTGTTGCTCTCGGATTTGTGCAGCTCAAGTATATCGGGGTCAATTCCTACCTTTTCGTTGGCCTCTTCAACGTTAATTTCATCCTGCTGCTGATCGTCCTGTTCATCGTCGTGCGCAACGGAGTCAAACTGCTGCTTGAGCGCCGCAGAAAAGTGCTGGGCTCCAAACTGAGGACCAGGATGGTCCTTTCATTCATGTCACTGTCACTTATCCCGACCCTGCTCATGTTTTTCATGGCCATGCAGTTTGTTCAGGTTTCCGTGGATTACTGGTTCAAGAATCAGGTTGAGGAATCCATGGTCCAGTCCCTTGAGCTTGGCCGGGCCTTCTACGCCTCGGCCCAGGAAGGTCTCGAACGGCGCGGCATGAACATAATCGAAGCAATCAAGGAAAGCCGCTACGCCTGGGGCGGCAAAAGCATGAAAAAATTTCTGGGCAAGAAACTCGGCGAATACGATCTCGGACTGCTGGGAGTCATCCAGCCGGACGGGAAAAAACTGAACTGGTACTCTCAGGAATCGTGGGACAAGGCGTGGTCGGAGATCGACCCCAAGGTGGACTGGGACGACCTAAGGAAAAATCCGCGATTCTGGTCGTCAATACACCCCATGCCCGGCAATGACATGGTCATAGGGATCATGCCCGTGGATGAAGGCAAAAGCGGCTTCATGATCCTCGGTGAAAACATCGGGCAGGGGCTGCTCTATAAACTGGACCGGGTCGTACAGGGGCTTGATGAGTACAAACAGCTCAAGACCCTGAAATATCCGCTCAAGATGAGCCTGTATCTTACGCTCGGAGTCACCACCCTGCTGATCATACTGGGTTCGATCTGGTTCGGCTTCCGCCTTTCCAAGGAACTTTCCGCGCCGATTCAGGCCCTCGCGGCAGGCTCGCAGCGCATTGCGCGCGGTGATCTTTCCGTGCGTCTTGAAGACCGTTCTGATGACGAACTGGGGTTCATGGTCCAGTCATTCAACCGCATGGCGGAAGATCTGGAAGAAAGCCAGAAGAGCCTCAAGACTGCCAACGAAAGGCTTGCCCAGCAGAATCAGGAGCTTGAAAGACGCGGACGCTACATGGAAGCGGTGCTGAACAATATCACCGCAGGGGTTATTTCCCTTGACGAAGAAGGCAAGATCAGCACCGTAAACTCTGCAATCGAGGAAATGCTCGGAATTGACGCCCGGTTCGTGCACGGCAAGGATCCGCTTACCCTGCTGCCGGAAGGCGAACTCTCCTCGCTTATTTCCGATGCCCGTTCGCATATGGCCAGCAGTCCCTATTCCCAGTGGCAGCGGCAGCTTTCACTTACAGTGGACGGGCGGCACAGAAAATTTCTGGTCAACGTTGTTGCTCTCAAATCCGGTAAATCAAGCACCGGTATCGTGGCTGTTTTCGAGGACATCACCGAACTGGAAAAGATGCAGCGCATAGCAGCCTGGCGGGAGGTTGCACGCCGCATAGCGCATGAAATCAAGAACCCCCTTACCCCGATAAAACTTTCCGCGCAGCGCATGCAGCGCAAATTCGGTCCGGAAATAGAGGATGAAGTCTTCAGGGAATCAACCGATCTTATCATCTCGCAGGTGGAACACATGCAGCAGATGGTGCAGGAATTTTCAGCCTACGCCAAACTGCCTGAAGTGGTCTTGAAACCGGATGATATCACCACGCTGCTTGAAGAAATCGTCAGCATGTATCGCAACAGCCACAGCAATATTTCATGGAGCCTGAAGCTGCTTTCCGAGCTGCCGTGTCTGGAACTGGACAGGGAGGCCATGCGCCGCGCTTTGATCAATCTGCTGACCAACGCAGCAGAAGCACTTGACGGATGCGACCGTCCGGCTGTAAGCCTCACCGCCATGCACGATGCCACTCTGAACTGGCTCAGAATAGAAGTGCAGGACAACGGCCCCGGACTTTCCGCTGACGAACGCTCAAGAATGTTTGAACCATATTTTTCCCGCAAAAAAAGCGGCACCGGACTGGGCCTGACCATAGTCAAATCGATCATAACCGATCATCGCGGATTCATTAGAGTAAAACCGGCAGATCCCCACGGAACGGTCTTTGTTATAGAACTTCCGGCCTGA
- the tkt gene encoding transketolase, giving the protein MGNSQLDQKAVNVVKGLIMDSIRKANSGHPGGSMSSADFAYVLYKDFLKFNPENPDWSDRDRFVMAAGHESPLLYSILHLCGFLSIEDLKQFRQLGSITPGHPEHDMTPGVEATSGPLGQGFCIGVGMATAEAFLNANTCDDVVDHHTYVLSSDGDFQEPVSLGAAALAGLWGLGKLIVFYDSNDIQLAGPTSKCDCTDFKKVFEAMCWHVIEIDGHDHEAIREAVKAGQAETARPTIIIGKTVMAKGAATCEGSHSTHGSPLSNEEIEATKKCFGLPEKETFYVPEDVVEHFRSRFPELKAAAEQWKGKSDAALAADAKIAAFWTEANKPRNEIKLALPDFEAGQSIATRKAWGACLDAITDALPTLVGGSADLDPSNQTANFRKKVGDFAIDGKKARNLAFGVREFPMSVILNGMALHGGVIPFGATFLTFSDYCRNGMRMSALQHLPVIYIYTHDSFYVGEDGPTHQPIEHVASLRLIPNMLVLRPADARETAACVELAIAQTKRPSSLMLTRQGLPVLDKAEYPQVEEGVKRGGYIIKDCEGTPDMIAIAAGSEVSLAIEAASMIKDKKIRVVSMPSMELFEEQDQEYKDSVIDPKVRTRVAAEAGRPEIWYRYVGIDGAVLGIDHFGASAPAGQLAEKYGFTAGNLAEIMKKQF; this is encoded by the coding sequence ATGGGCAACAGCCAACTGGACCAGAAAGCGGTCAACGTTGTCAAAGGACTGATCATGGATTCCATCCGCAAGGCCAATTCCGGTCATCCGGGCGGTTCCATGTCTTCGGCAGACTTCGCCTACGTCCTTTACAAGGATTTTCTCAAATTCAACCCGGAAAATCCGGACTGGTCCGATCGTGACCGCTTTGTGATGGCTGCAGGGCATGAATCTCCGCTGCTCTACTCCATCCTGCACCTGTGCGGATTCCTGAGCATAGAGGACCTCAAACAGTTCCGTCAGCTCGGTTCCATAACCCCCGGTCACCCGGAACATGACATGACCCCCGGAGTGGAAGCTACTTCCGGTCCGCTGGGACAGGGCTTCTGTATCGGCGTGGGCATGGCTACGGCTGAGGCCTTCCTAAACGCCAACACCTGTGATGATGTAGTAGACCACCACACCTACGTTCTTTCCTCCGACGGTGATTTCCAGGAGCCCGTATCCCTTGGCGCAGCCGCACTGGCCGGACTCTGGGGACTCGGCAAACTCATCGTTTTCTACGATTCCAACGATATTCAGCTCGCAGGACCTACCAGCAAATGCGACTGCACCGACTTCAAGAAAGTTTTCGAAGCCATGTGCTGGCATGTAATTGAAATCGACGGACACGACCACGAAGCTATCCGCGAAGCAGTAAAAGCCGGTCAGGCCGAAACTGCCCGCCCGACCATAATCATCGGCAAGACCGTCATGGCCAAGGGTGCCGCCACCTGCGAAGGCAGCCATTCCACCCACGGCTCCCCGCTTTCCAACGAAGAAATCGAAGCAACCAAGAAATGCTTCGGTCTTCCCGAAAAAGAAACTTTCTACGTACCCGAAGACGTTGTGGAACACTTCCGCTCCCGTTTTCCGGAACTCAAAGCCGCTGCAGAACAGTGGAAGGGAAAAAGCGATGCAGCCCTGGCTGCGGACGCAAAAATCGCCGCTTTCTGGACCGAAGCCAACAAACCGCGCAATGAAATCAAGCTCGCACTGCCCGACTTCGAAGCCGGACAGAGCATCGCCACCAGAAAAGCATGGGGCGCCTGTCTTGATGCCATTACCGATGCCCTGCCCACCCTTGTGGGCGGTTCCGCAGACCTCGATCCCTCCAACCAGACCGCGAACTTCCGCAAAAAGGTCGGAGACTTCGCCATTGACGGCAAAAAAGCCCGCAACCTCGCTTTCGGCGTGCGTGAATTTCCCATGTCCGTCATTCTCAACGGTATGGCCCTGCACGGCGGCGTAATCCCGTTCGGTGCCACTTTCCTGACCTTTTCCGACTACTGCAGAAACGGCATGCGCATGTCCGCCCTACAGCATCTGCCGGTCATATACATCTACACACACGACTCCTTCTATGTCGGCGAAGACGGACCCACCCACCAGCCCATCGAACATGTAGCCTCTCTGCGGCTCATCCCGAACATGCTGGTGCTCCGCCCCGCAGATGCCCGCGAAACCGCAGCATGTGTGGAACTCGCCATTGCACAGACCAAGCGTCCTTCCTCCCTCATGCTTACCCGTCAGGGACTGCCCGTGCTCGACAAGGCCGAGTACCCGCAGGTCGAAGAAGGAGTAAAACGCGGCGGCTACATCATCAAGGACTGCGAAGGCACTCCGGATATGATCGCCATTGCAGCAGGTTCCGAAGTATCCCTTGCAATCGAAGCAGCATCCATGATCAAGGACAAAAAGATCCGCGTGGTCTCCATGCCTTCCATGGAACTCTTCGAAGAACAGGATCAGGAATACAAGGACTCCGTAATCGATCCCAAAGTAAGAACCCGTGTGGCCGCCGAAGCCGGACGCCCTGAAATCTGGTACAGATATGTAGGTATAGACGGAGCAGTGCTCGGCATCGATCATTTCGGCGCATCAGCACCTGCCGGACAGCTCGCCGAGAAGTACGGTTTCACCGCCGGAAACCTCGCCGAGATCATGAAGAAGCAGTTTTAG
- the rpiB gene encoding ribose 5-phosphate isomerase B — MAGKVVIGSDHGGFSLKEFAIKLLTEMGYEVVDAGPEAPVSCDYPVYAEKVAKQVCAENIPGILICGTGLGMSMAANKHKGIRAAMCTNEYMATMARAHNNANILCLGERVIGPGLAESIIRAFMTSEFEGDRHLRRINLFDPQ; from the coding sequence ATGGCCGGTAAGGTAGTAATCGGTTCGGATCACGGAGGATTCTCCCTCAAGGAATTCGCGATCAAACTGCTCACCGAAATGGGCTATGAGGTCGTCGATGCAGGACCGGAAGCTCCGGTCAGCTGCGACTATCCCGTCTACGCCGAAAAGGTGGCAAAACAGGTCTGTGCGGAAAATATTCCGGGAATCCTCATCTGCGGCACCGGCCTCGGCATGTCCATGGCCGCCAACAAGCACAAAGGCATCCGCGCCGCCATGTGTACCAATGAATACATGGCAACTATGGCCCGGGCACACAACAACGCCAATATTCTCTGTCTGGGTGAAAGGGTCATCGGCCCCGGCCTGGCCGAGTCAATCATACGCGCATTCATGACCTCCGAATTTGAAGGAGACCGCCACCTGCGCAGAATCAATCTTTTCGATCCGCAATAG
- a CDS encoding DUF748 domain-containing protein, with protein MLKKIHRRWAELSRWGKTGVIVGTVLVFYTLIGFFLIPFTARKVAVSKLPELLHRPVSIERVDFNPYTLRLQIGGLSIGKKDGEGNLFSFRTLDIDVDGFSIFRLSAALDRIEIIDPQVDVSIFRGGSSVSDLVPEGAADDEAAKNDEIFPFILRNMAIHNGTCRVYDKVRDVRHVVSDINLSIPFTSSLRRDNEKQVQPSLDMVINGTPFSLKGHSLPFNTSLRTEFDFSLHDAKLADYWAYLPIYETTVLKSGNLNTNLTLAFERSERLLPKMLVKGDVSIGNFDLAARKGPTLLKFTELALKFDELSILRRIIKIGSLKLTDPYLKVGLKKDGSPDLLDYLAPSIEAGEKSKEGEHQEEGPAPAAMIGDFVLENGRVDFTDNAFSNGFHKEISPIYINARQLSITNDSAGDYNFNIGSNSTEVISGHGEVMLKPFCVNGTVSVVDLDIPDYGAYLDNLPLGVASGKIGLGCDFNIAPESKVARLRNIRFGLDNLALTPKGGGKTLVGLGGFALANGTVDVGERSVFIDSINLNKAILRLLRDKKGRIDLLGYLDKGLKEAESRKSEPAVEPEPAEEKSENNGADVDDRQWQVILNRFLLDGSAVEFVDRAATVKTTTRIDGIRVGVDDLSFPEKNPFRLAVDAVINSRGSLSVRGQAGPQSLKGSGSVRLRKFRLRDFNGYLPAEMQFNIARGHIDVNGKWDFSAAKDPVAAYKGKVQLKDLLIRDNHDNSRFFHMNEFALRGIDFVSAPLRIKVESAGVVEPEVNLVREKDGTINAIRMLTGKRAAPVNATVADGELEDEVVEAESGEVETALQQDSQPAAPTAEQKEDNIIFVDRMFMSNGTVVFTDRAVSPAFKLEIGKMASAVRNLELPHGDRMDLSFNATLDQQAPLVAEGFIQPVPEGVDTDIKVSLANLDMTQLSPYTVKFIAYPVSTGMLSSDVAVKLRGKYISVDNVFDIYQFDVGDKVDNPDAPNIPIGLGLALLRDSSGNIRLDIPVDGDLSDPQFRLGRVIGRAIVNLIVKAVTSPFALIGALVGGSEDMDVLAFKPGTADLSADEMAKVESVAKAMVDRPGLKLEISGFSAPDDIPAMEEAEFRRQVAMPKYLELEADGKAPASVADVTISDDEYPDYLEDAYKEAPFEKPKNFLGFVETLPVPDMEKALRDHIKITDTGLADLARQRAEKIRNILTEKSGIPPERVFLKGLSATGKSTGPRVELGLQ; from the coding sequence ATGTTAAAAAAGATACACCGCCGTTGGGCGGAACTGAGCAGATGGGGCAAGACGGGGGTAATTGTTGGAACAGTGCTCGTCTTCTATACCCTTATCGGGTTTTTCCTTATTCCGTTTACGGCCAGAAAAGTCGCTGTTTCCAAGCTTCCTGAGCTGCTGCACAGGCCGGTGTCCATAGAGCGCGTGGATTTCAACCCTTACACGCTTCGTCTGCAGATCGGCGGTTTGAGCATAGGTAAGAAGGATGGCGAGGGGAATCTTTTTTCCTTTCGGACGCTGGACATTGATGTTGACGGCTTTTCCATTTTTCGTCTCTCCGCCGCTCTGGACCGTATTGAGATAATTGATCCTCAGGTGGACGTTTCCATCTTCCGCGGGGGAAGTTCCGTTTCAGACCTTGTTCCGGAAGGGGCTGCGGATGATGAAGCTGCCAAAAACGATGAAATATTTCCGTTCATTCTGCGCAACATGGCCATCCACAACGGTACCTGCCGGGTTTACGACAAGGTCCGGGATGTGCGGCACGTTGTTTCCGATATCAACCTGAGTATCCCGTTCACATCTTCTCTGCGCAGGGACAATGAGAAACAGGTTCAGCCTTCGCTGGACATGGTCATCAACGGCACTCCGTTTTCTCTCAAAGGACATTCCCTGCCCTTCAACACCTCCCTGCGGACGGAATTTGATTTTTCACTGCATGACGCCAAGCTTGCCGATTACTGGGCCTACCTGCCCATCTACGAGACAACCGTGCTCAAGAGCGGCAATCTGAACACCAACCTGACCCTTGCTTTCGAGCGCAGCGAAAGGCTTCTGCCCAAGATGCTCGTCAAGGGAGACGTCAGCATCGGCAATTTCGACCTTGCCGCGAGGAAAGGTCCGACCCTGCTCAAGTTCACCGAACTGGCCTTGAAATTTGACGAACTCAGCATTTTGCGCCGGATCATAAAAATAGGTTCATTGAAGCTGACCGACCCTTACCTGAAAGTGGGACTCAAAAAGGACGGTTCCCCGGATTTACTTGATTACCTGGCTCCTTCCATTGAGGCCGGGGAGAAATCCAAGGAAGGGGAACATCAGGAAGAAGGGCCGGCTCCGGCTGCTATGATAGGCGATTTTGTGCTGGAAAACGGTCGGGTCGATTTTACCGACAACGCTTTCAGCAACGGCTTTCATAAAGAAATCAGCCCCATCTACATAAATGCCCGGCAGTTGAGCATCACCAATGATTCCGCCGGAGATTACAATTTCAACATAGGTTCCAATTCCACAGAGGTCATCAGCGGGCATGGAGAGGTCATGCTTAAGCCTTTCTGTGTAAACGGCACGGTTTCGGTGGTGGATCTGGATATCCCGGACTACGGCGCTTATCTGGACAACCTTCCCCTCGGGGTTGCGTCCGGAAAGATCGGACTGGGTTGCGATTTCAACATTGCGCCGGAAAGCAAGGTTGCACGCCTGCGCAACATTCGTTTCGGGCTGGATAATCTGGCTCTGACACCAAAAGGCGGCGGCAAGACCCTTGTGGGACTCGGCGGATTCGCTCTGGCTAACGGCACCGTGGATGTCGGGGAGCGGTCGGTATTTATTGATTCCATCAACCTGAACAAGGCTATTCTCCGTCTTTTGAGGGATAAAAAAGGCCGGATAGACCTTCTGGGATATCTGGATAAAGGACTCAAAGAAGCTGAGTCCCGAAAATCCGAACCGGCAGTGGAACCGGAACCGGCAGAAGAGAAAAGCGAGAACAACGGTGCGGATGTGGACGACAGACAGTGGCAGGTGATCCTGAACAGATTTCTCCTTGACGGATCCGCAGTGGAGTTTGTGGACAGGGCCGCCACAGTAAAGACCACAACCAGAATAGACGGCATAAGGGTCGGTGTCGATGATCTGTCATTCCCTGAAAAAAATCCGTTCAGGCTTGCGGTCGATGCGGTTATCAACAGCCGCGGCAGCCTGAGTGTCCGGGGGCAGGCCGGTCCGCAGTCTCTGAAAGGCAGTGGTTCCGTTCGTCTGCGTAAATTTCGTCTGCGTGATTTCAACGGATATCTGCCGGCAGAAATGCAGTTCAACATAGCCCGCGGACATATCGATGTGAATGGAAAGTGGGATTTTTCGGCAGCAAAAGATCCCGTTGCTGCCTATAAGGGAAAAGTACAGTTGAAGGACCTGCTTATCCGTGACAATCACGATAACAGCCGCTTTTTTCATATGAATGAATTTGCGTTGCGCGGCATTGATTTTGTTTCTGCCCCGCTGCGCATCAAGGTCGAGTCTGCCGGGGTTGTGGAACCGGAAGTAAATCTGGTTCGCGAAAAGGACGGGACCATTAACGCCATCCGCATGTTGACCGGGAAAAGGGCAGCCCCTGTAAACGCCACTGTCGCCGATGGTGAGCTTGAAGATGAAGTTGTTGAAGCGGAGTCGGGTGAAGTGGAAACCGCCCTGCAGCAGGATAGCCAGCCCGCAGCTCCTACTGCGGAGCAGAAAGAGGACAATATAATTTTCGTGGACAGGATGTTCATGTCCAACGGTACGGTGGTTTTTACCGATAGGGCGGTATCCCCTGCTTTCAAGCTGGAGATAGGCAAGATGGCCTCTGCGGTCCGTAATCTTGAACTCCCCCACGGCGACCGCATGGACCTTTCATTCAATGCGACTCTTGACCAGCAGGCACCGCTGGTTGCCGAGGGATTCATCCAGCCGGTCCCCGAAGGAGTGGATACCGACATCAAGGTTTCGCTGGCCAATCTGGATATGACCCAGCTTTCTCCCTACACGGTAAAATTCATAGCCTATCCTGTAAGTACCGGCATGCTCAGTTCGGATGTTGCGGTAAAGCTGCGCGGCAAATATATCTCCGTGGACAATGTTTTCGACATATATCAGTTTGATGTGGGGGATAAGGTCGACAACCCTGACGCCCCGAATATTCCTATCGGTCTCGGTCTGGCCCTGCTCAGGGACAGCAGCGGTAATATCCGGCTCGATATACCGGTTGACGGAGACCTTTCTGACCCGCAGTTCCGGCTTGGCCGCGTTATCGGGCGGGCTATCGTCAACCTGATCGTCAAGGCGGTCACATCGCCGTTCGCGCTTATCGGAGCCCTTGTGGGAGGGAGCGAGGATATGGACGTGCTGGCTTTCAAGCCGGGTACAGCCGATCTCTCCGCAGACGAGATGGCCAAGGTAGAGTCGGTTGCCAAGGCCATGGTGGACCGCCCCGGACTCAAGCTTGAAATAAGCGGCTTCAGCGCGCCGGATGATATTCCGGCCATGGAGGAAGCCGAGTTCAGGCGTCAGGTTGCCATGCCCAAGTATCTGGAACTGGAAGCTGACGGAAAGGCTCCGGCGAGTGTTGCCGACGTGACCATTTCAGACGACGAGTACCCTGATTATCTTGAAGATGCCTATAAGGAAGCTCCGTTTGAAAAGCCTAAAAATTTTCTGGGTTTTGTTGAGACTCTGCCGGTGCCTGACATGGAGAAGGCCCTGCGTGACCACATAAAAATTACCGATACCGGGCTTGCCGATCTGGCAAGACAGCGTGCTGAAAAAATTCGCAACATTCTTACGGAAAAGTCCGGAATACCGCCGGAACGGGTGTTCTTGAAAGGCCTGTCGGCAACCGGTAAATCTACCGGGCCGAGAGTTGAGCTTGGGCTGCAGTAA
- a CDS encoding YtxH domain-containing protein, which yields MNWLKRLILLLCMVTALAVVNGCGDNEGPGEKLGKQFDQAVDHAKDKMDELGDQAKDTYDDMKDKAKDAMDN from the coding sequence ATGAATTGGTTGAAAAGATTAATTTTACTGCTCTGCATGGTTACCGCTCTCGCCGTTGTTAACGGCTGCGGAGATAATGAAGGTCCTGGCGAAAAACTCGGCAAGCAGTTTGACCAGGCCGTTGATCATGCAAAAGACAAAATGGACGAACTTGGTGATCAGGCCAAGGACACGTATGATGATATGAAAGACAAAGCCAAGGATGCCATGGACAATTAG
- a CDS encoding DUF4390 domain-containing protein: protein MTGSIYKVTPVTATLPGKAARFSAVLIIWLSVLCALPAHASTLQLTNLVLDNQAGAIMARFGIELQTDTKVEEALLNGVRLKLECRARLLEHRNIWTDSEVAGKTYSNRLYYDSLAKQFVLEKQGSDKIYKNPSLSILLREEWKNIVLDLGPWSTLQRGERYNLRLKVRLDQTDVPAWLRNTLFFWSWDVVPSATYRLDFTY, encoded by the coding sequence ATGACAGGATCAATATATAAAGTTACTCCGGTAACAGCCACTCTTCCCGGAAAAGCTGCGCGATTTTCAGCGGTCCTGATCATCTGGCTGTCTGTTTTATGCGCCCTTCCGGCTCACGCCTCCACACTTCAGCTAACCAACCTTGTTCTGGACAACCAGGCCGGTGCAATCATGGCCCGCTTCGGCATTGAACTGCAGACCGATACAAAAGTGGAAGAAGCATTGCTGAACGGCGTACGATTGAAACTCGAATGCCGAGCCCGCCTGCTTGAACACCGGAACATATGGACCGATTCCGAAGTGGCCGGGAAGACCTACTCAAACAGACTCTACTACGACTCTCTAGCCAAACAGTTTGTGCTTGAAAAACAAGGTTCCGACAAAATTTACAAAAATCCCAGCCTGAGCATCCTGTTGCGAGAGGAATGGAAGAACATCGTTCTCGACCTCGGCCCGTGGTCTACCCTGCAACGCGGAGAGCGATACAATCTCAGGCTCAAAGTCCGTCTTGACCAGACCGATGTACCGGCATGGCTCAGAAACACTCTTTTTTTCTGGTCCTGGGACGTGGTTCCCTCCGCCACCTATCGGCTTGACTTCACCTACTGA